The window TCGACAACCGGTGTGTATGGATTCTTTGAATCGCCGAAATCCCCTTGGTTAGCGTAGAATATGGCACCTGTTTTTTCGGCGATCATTCTGGATCCAGAGATATAGTCTGCTTGAAGATGGGTCTCAAAGGTTTTGATGATGGTACATTCCCTCTCGGCAGCAAAATCAAGATAGAAATTCATATTGCGTGAGGGGTCGAACAGTATCATCTCGTTATTATGGAGGAGTCCGTAGGAACATGAGGCTTTTCCCGGTCGGATAAACTGATAGAGTTGGTAGCCGTCTTTATCGGTTACTAATTTAGGTACCAGCATGTTGCCCCAGCTTTTGAAACCACCTGATAAATAGCCCACATCTGTAAAGCCGTTTTTACTCAGAATTTCAGCAACATATTTTGCAGACCCTTCTTTTGCACAGACAATACGAATGCGACGATCAAAGGGAACGCGTTCGACTGACTCCTTTTCCGCCTCCATAAAATCATAATAGGAGACGTTATGAAGTTCAAAAGAATACGGAGACTCTATATGAAAACGAGAAAAATCTTTTTCATTACGAACATCAAGGACAATAATGTCTTCTTTATCTGTGAGCCAGTGAAACAGATCAATTGCTTGGTAGCTGTAAATTGCCATTGAAAACTCCTAGTAATGTTCTGTAGAGAGTAAACCCGTTACAGAGGGAAGACGGTTCTGCGTGAGCAATATATGCATAGAGTGTAACCGAAGAGTAATATCCCGAATTTTTCTTCGGTTTTCAACCAAAAACTCTGTATATCTATAAAAAGTTAGTTTTTTGTGACTAACGGATTGAATTCTCATTTTTTTGAAATGTATCTTCATTATTAAGATTGATGAACTCAATTCTTGAACACCTGTCAGTAACATGATATGCTCATCGCAATGGTATGTTGTAAGGATGTTTTTGAATATTCTGTTTTTTGTGTTTTGGTTATCTAGTTGTTTTTAGGAAGGAGGGCGATGGTGCAACATGTTAATATTAAGTTGTGTTTTTTAAACCCTCTGTGTAAAATTGGATATATGTTTTGTATCCTCTTCAAATCTCAGGGTAGTTCCCGTTAACGTGAATTTACTAATGCGCAAGTTCAAGAGGT is drawn from Candidatus Electrothrix rattekaaiensis and contains these coding sequences:
- a CDS encoding MBL fold metallo-hydrolase; this translates as MAIYSYQAIDLFHWLTDKEDIIVLDVRNEKDFSRFHIESPYSFELHNVSYYDFMEAEKESVERVPFDRRIRIVCAKEGSAKYVAEILSKNGFTDVGYLSGGFKSWGNMLVPKLVTDKDGYQLYQFIRPGKASCSYGLLHNNEMILFDPSRNMNFYLDFAAERECTIIKTFETHLQADYISGSRMIAEKTGAIFYANQGDFGDSKNPYTPVVDGEIHLFADSDSSPTVKVLCTPGHTLGSTSYIINDRYMISGDTVFISSVGRPDLGGQAAAWATLLYNSIAMIKELDRNLAILPGHYMNWEEANNELIFTTSLGDAIERNKDIYSIASEADFIQFIRDNMRDQPEEYAIIRLINANKEQVDSDRAEELDIGKNECAATAYAKAQAEKDATS